The Podospora pseudopauciseta strain CBS 411.78 chromosome 2 map unlocalized CBS411.78m_2, whole genome shotgun sequence genome has a window encoding:
- a CDS encoding uncharacterized protein (EggNog:ENOG503P4AI) translates to MPSTAARLALAVLVTVTTSPLAANALLGTPGSPCEKHCSNQQDHTARDEIVCDRGSIGKTAAGIVWENCINCQLRSNYTSGTMSDQAALLYNLRFAMDTCLWHSGDSTPCTGSTACGPLEDAVEFRRNDTSGRTPYGFCDLWEENFIPRCSPCLVGEQRGRGLFLNNYLWILEAACEQKPDPGYTIAIQGEVFGENTVTIVPPETTLVGVPTPDYGPVSLGARVGIAFGGIALLLILAGFFIVCNGKRRRRAFLRELEKRHAQANHRYGGGGSDMFETPVSQRPLRGWENESPVSAATEATERTLPRYISPYTSTYNSPVSGPGGSATVAANWPSLSPQQMHSQRLDQLLQQQSPAHGSPPPAFTQWPSVGQEKMVMQTYTQHEKRQNEIAIGLALGGDEASLRSKPSNGTMNNDRYGYPVEDKGKQRDEVYELKEVESPYNGQGGEGMVHGSNNPYYQMPSPPQAPVLHHPGYGRAHGSRPGSGDKGATGLGLQSVPVS, encoded by the exons ATGCCGTCCACTGCTGCTCGCCTTGCCCTCGCGGTTCTGGTGACAGTAACGACCTCACCGCTGGCCGCCAACGCTCTGCTGGGCACACCTGGATCACCATGCGAGAAGCACTGCAGCAACCAGCAGGACCACACGGCGCGGGATGAGATTGTTTGTGATAGGGGCAGCATAGGGAAGACAGCGGCTGGGATAGTATGGGAGAACTGCATCAATTGCCAGCTGAGGAGCAACTACACATCTGGGACCATGTCGGATCAGGCTGCTTTGCTTT ACAACCTTCGATTTGCCATGGACACCTGCCTATGGCATAGTGGCGACAGCACACCATGCACCGGATC GACAGCATGCGGTCCGCTGGAAGATGCCGTGGAGTTTCGCAGGAATGACACTTCCGGCCGAACCCCATACGGCTTCTGTGACCTATGGGAAGAGAACTTTATTCCTCGATGCTCACCATGCCTAGTTGGTGAACAGCGAGGTCGcggcctcttcctcaacaactaCCTCTGGATCCTCGAGGCTGCTTGCGAACAGAAACCAGATCCAGGATATACCATCGCCATCCAAGGCGAAGTCTTTGGTGAAAACACCGTCACCATCGTTCCACCAGAAACCACCCTCGTCGGCGTCCCAACGCCAGATTATGGCCCTGTCTCCCTCGGCGCTAGGGTGGGCATCGCCTTTGGTGGCATTGCGCTTCTTCTTATTTTGGCCGGCTTCTTCATTGTCTGCAATggcaagagaagaagacgggCTTTTTTAAGGGAGCTGGAAAAGCGCCACGCGCAAGCAAACCACAGGTATGGTGGCGGAGGAAGTGACATGTTTGAGACACCGGTTAGTCAGCGACCACTTAGGGGGTGGGAGAATGAGAGCCCTGTCTCTGCAGCCACCGAGGCGACGGAACGGACACTACCGCGATATATCTCGCCATACACGAGCACCTACAACAGCCCCGTTTCTGGACCAGGAGGGTCGGCGACGGTAGCGGCAAACTGGCCGTCGCTGTCACCACAGCAGATGCACAGCCAACGACTGGATCAGTTATTACAGCAGCAGTCACCTGCGCACGGGTCCCCGCCACCGGCTTTTACACAGTGGCCTTCGGTTGGGCAGGAGAAGATGGTTATGCAGACGTATACGCAGCATGAGAAGCGACAGAATGAGATTGCTATCGGGCTTGCgctgggaggggatgaggcGAGCTTGAGGAGCAAGCCGTCGAATGGGACGATGAATAATGATCGGTATGGGTACCCGGTGGAGGACAAAGGGAAGCAGAGGGATGAGGTGTATGAGTTGAAGGAGGTCGAGAGTCCGTATAATGGGcagggtggggaggggatggtgcaTGGGAGTAATAATCCTTATTATCAGATGCCGAGCCCACCACAGGCACCGGTGCTGCACCACCCTGGTTATGGGAGAGCACATGGGAGTCGGCCTGGGTCGGGTGATAAGGGGGcgacggggttggggttgcagAGTGTGCCTGTCTCCTGA
- the CBF5 gene encoding centromere/microtubule-binding protein cbf5 (COG:J; EggNog:ENOG503NVVD), which translates to MSVSKDVIMPSSAPAPPVNDNELPLLLKGYNDMLVRTNHWTPIPYGCAPHKRDIKSYISSGVINLDKPSNPSSHEVVAWLKRMLRVEKTGHSGTLDPKVTGCLIVCVDRATRLVKAQQGAGKEYVCVIRLHDKVPGGEAAFAQALETLTGALFQRPPLISAVKRQLRIRTIHESKLIEFDNDRHLGVFWVSCEAGTYIRTLCVHLGLLLGVGAHMQELRRVRSGVMSEDDGKLVTLHDVLDAQWAYDNGGDETLLRKVIHPLETLLCTYKRLVVKDTAVNAICYGAKLTLPGLLRYSKDIDVHEEVVLITTKGEAIAIGIAQMSTVEMSTCDHGVVAKVKRCIMERDLYPRRWGLGPTAIEKKKLKSDGKLDKYGRANENTPAAWKASYQDYSESQQGAEAAAQEAAAPPTPVKAAEPAAVPAASSPVREEKEKKRKSKHEGETAEEKAERKKAKKEKKEKKSKKDAEDSE; encoded by the exons ATGTCCGTCTCCAAGGATGTCATCATGCCCTCGTCGGCTCCCGCTCCCCCTGTGAACGACAATgagcttcccctccttctgaAGGGCTACAACGACATGCTCGTCCGCACCAACCATTGGACTCCCATCCCCTATGGTTGTGCCCCCCACAAGCGTGATATCAAGTCCTACATCTCCAGCGGTGTCATCAACCTTGACAAGCCTTCCAACCCTTCCTCCCACGAGGTTGTCGCCTGGCTCAAGCGCATGCTTCG CGTTGAGAAGACTGGTCACTCTGGTACCCTTGATCCCAAGGTCACTGGCTGCTTGA TTGTCTGTGTTGATCGCGCTACTCGTCTCGTCAAGGCCCAGCAGGGCGCTGGTAAGGAGTACGTTTGCGTGATCCGTCTCCACGACAAGGTCCCTGGTGGCGAGGCTGCCTTCGCTCAGGCCCTCGAGACCCTCACTGGTGCTCTTTTCCAGCGGCCCCCTCTTATTTCGGCCGTCAAGCGTCAGCTCCGTATCCGTACCATCCACGAGAGCAAGCTCATTGAGTTCGACAATGACCGCCACCTTGGTGTCTTCTGGGTGTCTTGCGAGGCCGGCACCTACATCCGTACTCTCTGCGTTCACCTTGGTCTTCTCCTCGGTGTTGGCGCTCACATGCAGGAGCTTCGCCGTGTCCGCTCCGGTGTCATGTCTGAGGACGATGGCAAGCTTGTCACGCTTCACGATGTTCTCGATGCCCAGTGGGCCTACGACAACGGCGGTGACGAAACCCTCCTTCGCAAGGTCATCCACCCCCTGGAGACTCTCTTGTGCACTTACAAGCGTCTCGTTGTTAAGGATACCGCTGTCAACGCCATCTGCTACGGTGCCAAGCTCACGTTGCCCGGTCTATTGAGATACTCCAAGGACATTGATGTGCACGAGGAGGTtgttctcatcaccaccaagggtGAGGCTATTGCTATTGGTATTGCGCAGATGAGCACTGTCGAGATGTCGACCTGCGACCACGGCGTCGTCGCCAAGGTCAAGCGCTGCATCATGGAGCGCGACCTTTATCCCCGCCGCTGGGGTCTCGGCCCTACTGCcattgagaagaagaagttgaagTCCGATGGCAAGCTTGACAAGTATGGCCGCGCCAATGAGaacacccccgccgcctGGAAGGCCAGCTACCAGGATTACTCTGAGTCCCAGCAGGGCGCTGAGGCTGCCGCccaggaggctgctgcccctcccacccctgtCAAGGCTGCTGAGCCCGCTGCCGTTCCGGCCGCTTCCTCTCCTGttagggaggagaaggaaaagaagcgcAAGAGCAAGCACGAGGGCGAGACCGCCGAAGAGAAGGCGGAGcgcaagaaggccaagaaggaaaagaaggagaagaagtccaagaagGATGCTGAGGATAGCGAGTAA